From one Syntrophorhabdaceae bacterium genomic stretch:
- a CDS encoding carboxymuconolactone decarboxylase family protein: MKDVHEVFTRFREEFPRIYEGHEALGKEIHVQGGPLSEKVRWLIKIAVSGASGHKISLETHIARGKEAGLTDEEIKHALLLLLPTVGFPAFMEAYSVYNTMKAGKK, from the coding sequence ATGAAAGACGTGCATGAAGTGTTTACACGATTCAGAGAAGAGTTTCCCCGCATCTATGAAGGTCACGAAGCGCTGGGCAAAGAGATACACGTACAGGGAGGGCCATTGTCCGAGAAGGTTCGCTGGCTGATAAAGATTGCCGTTTCAGGCGCCAGCGGCCACAAAATATCCCTTGAGACTCACATCGCAAGGGGTAAGGAGGCAGGGTTAACGGATGAGGAGATAAAACATGCGCTGCTCCTGCTGCTCCCCACAGTAGGTTTCCCGGCTTTTATGGAGGCCTATTCGGTTTACAACACCATGAAGGCGGGGAAGAAGTAA
- a CDS encoding aminopeptidase, protein SLKVKYFRIESEHVDLKITPGEKRQWKGVSGHNIPSFEVFLSPDWHGTEGVYYANLPSFRSGNYVEKIRIDFQKGSVATMEAGKGEDFARKQLSMDKGACRVGEFSLTDRRFSRIDRFMADTLFDENFGGQYGNCHIALGASYTDTYGGNPAAMTGALKKKLGFNDSALHWDLVNTEDKTVTACLTSGKKVIIYEKGVFKY, encoded by the coding sequence ACAGCCTGAAGGTAAAATATTTCCGCATCGAGTCGGAGCATGTTGATTTAAAGATCACCCCGGGAGAAAAAAGGCAATGGAAGGGCGTCTCAGGCCACAATATTCCAAGCTTCGAGGTCTTTCTCTCGCCTGACTGGCACGGCACCGAAGGCGTCTATTATGCGAACCTCCCGTCCTTCCGGAGCGGAAATTACGTTGAAAAGATACGTATTGATTTTCAGAAAGGTTCTGTCGCCACAATGGAAGCCGGGAAAGGAGAGGACTTTGCGCGGAAGCAGCTTTCCATGGATAAAGGGGCCTGCAGGGTCGGTGAATTTTCCCTTACGGACAGGCGTTTTTCACGGATTGACAGGTTCATGGCGGATACGCTCTTTGATGAGAACTTCGGCGGACAATACGGGAACTGCCACATCGCCCTTGGCGCCTCATACACCGATACATACGGTGGCAATCCTGCTGCAATGACCGGGGCATTAAAGAAGAAACTCGGGTTCAACGATTCCGCGCTCCACTGGGATCTCGTCAATACAGAGGATAAGACGGTAACTGCCTGTCTTACATCAGGCAAGAAGGTCATCATATACGAAAAAGGAGTCTTTAAATACTAA